The DNA window CCGTCGTCGGTGATGCGCCGACGCCCGGCGCTGCTGGCTGGGAACCGTCCGAGCTGCCGAACACTGCAACGAGAACGATCCCGACCAGGGCGATCGCGGCGATGCCGGCCACAAGCTCCAACCACGGCCGCATGCGGCGCGGAGGCAGGTCGTCACGAGTTGCAGGGCCCGGGGGCATCGCTGACATGGGCTTGCCTGTCTCGTGTCCGGCGGTGCTACCCTGCGAACCTGTGCTGATCGGCAGGCCGATGCGGTCGCGAATGCGGCGGTCGCGTGCAGGATCCAGTCGCACGGCGTGTGCGATGCTGCGCAGTTGCGCGTCAAGTTGGGGATTGACCGGCATGTCGTCGTATTGCTGGTTCATTGGTCAACCTCAAGAAGTTGCGCCAACTTGCTAAGAATGCGCGTCAGCCGCACCCGGACGTTGCCGGGCGAGATGCCGATGACGCGTCCGATCTCAGCGCTGGTTAACTCGGCCCAGTACCGCAACAGGACCAGATCGCGGTCGCTTTCCGGCAGATTGTTCAGCGCTTCGTGAATGCGCTGCGCGTCCTGGTGGCGCACCAGCGTCGTCAGTGCATCATCGGCCGGGGGCGAAGGTTGATGCGCTCGCTCAATCGTCTGGCGATGTCGATTGCTACGCCGCTGCTGGTCGACGATCTGGTTTGTCGCGATGGTGAACAGCCAGCTTGCGAACGATCCACGGTTGGGGTCGAACTGCGCTATGCGGTTCATCGCTGCGAGCATCGCATCGGCGACGATGTCCTCGGCGATCGACGCGCTGCCTGTCCGAGCACAGGCGTAGCGGAAGAGGCGTTCGGCGTAGCGCTCGTAGAGCGGCGCGAATGCCAGGCGATCGCGCTGTGCCGCTGCGACCAGCGCCACATCGTCGTCACGAACGGCGTTGGTGGATTCCAGCCCACCTGCCGATCGATTCGCCGTATCGCCTGCCATTCCACCCCCTCACTCTGTATACGATTTGAGGCACCTGGGTGTTACACCATATACTCCTCATCTAGAACATGCGTGCGAGGCTGAATGGTCTGCGGAGGAACCGGATGTCGCTCGACAGCTTTCTTGATCGGCTGAATCGTGAGCCGCGCTATGCGCCGTGTATTGCTGCCTGGCGCACGCTCCCGGCTCAGGAGGCTGTCACTGCACCGCTACCGGACGCGCTCGATGCGCGGCTGGTAAAGGCGTTGGCGGCGCGCGGCGTGACCCAGCTCTACAGCCACCAGGCCGACGCGTTTGACGCGATCGAGAAGGGCCGCCACACCGTCGTCGTCACGCCGACGGCCTCCGGCAAGACGCTGTGCTACAACCTGCCGGTGCTGAACACGCTGCTGGCCGACCCGACCGCCCGCGCGATGTATCTCTTCCCAACCAAGGCGCTGGCGCAGGATCAGTACGCCGGTCTGCAGTCGATCATTGACGCCGCAGAGGTTGACATCAAAACGTACCCGTACGACGGCGACACCCCGGCCGCCGAGCGCAAGCTGATCCGCCAGGCCGGCCACATCATTATCTCCAACCCGGACATGCTGCACTCCGGCATCCTGCCGCACCACACGCGCTGGCATCAACTCTTCGAGAATCTGCGCTACATCGTCATCGACGAGATGCACGGCTACCGCGGTGTCTTTGGCTCGCACGTCGCCAATGTCATCCGCCGCCTGAAGCGCATCTGCCGACACTATGGCTCGAACCCGCAGTTCATCCTGGCCTCGGCGACGATCGCGAACCCGGGCGAGCTGGCCGGTAAGCTGATCGAGGCGGACGTCGAGGTCATCACCCGCAATGGCGCGCCGCGCGGTCGCCGCGAGTTCGTGCTGTACAACCCGCCGGTCGTCAACCGCGCGCTCGGTATCCGTCGCTCTGCCGTGCTGGAGGCGAGCGGGCTGGCCAGCGAGCTGATCCGCTCCGACGTCCACACGATCGTCTTCGCCCGCGCTCGCACGACCGCCGAGGTGCTGTTGACCTACCTGCGCGAGGCGCTGCCGGCAAAGATCGGTCAGAGCAGCGCGATCCGTGGTTATCGCGGCGGCTACCTCCCTCACCAGCGTCGTGAGATTGAGGCGGGTCTGCGTGATGGCCGGATCAAAGGGGTTGTCTCGACGAATGCGCTGGAGCTCGGCGTCGATATCGGGTCGCTCGACGCCTGCGTCATGACCGGCTACCCCGGCACGATCGCCAGCGCCTGGCAGCAGGCGGGTCGGGCCGGTCGTCGCGAGGGCGTCGCGGCGGCGATCATGGTCGCGTCGTCCTCGCCGCTGGATCAGTTCATGGTGCAGCACCCCGAGTACTTCTTCGAGGGCTCACCGGAGAACGGGCTGATCAACCCGGACAACTTGCTGATCGTCGTCAACCACATCAAGTGCGCGGCGTTCGAGCTGCCGTTCAAGCGCGGGGAGTGGTTTGGCCACTACGAGCCGACCGATGCGCTGGAATATCTGACCGATGCGCGACTGCTCCACGAGGTGCGCGGCACCTGGCACTGGATGTCCGACACCTACCCGGCTGAGGACATCTCACTGCGCACGGCAGCCCGCGACAACGTCGTCATCATCGACAATGGCGATCGCAGCCGTCCCCGTGTCATCGGCGAGGTCGATGCCTTCTCGGCCCCGATGCTCGTCCACACCGACGCGATCTACATCCACGATGGCCAGCAGTACCACGTTGATGAGCTGGACTGGGAGCAGAAGAAGGCCTACATGCGCCCGGTGAACGTCGAGCACTATACCGACGCCAGCCTGTCGGTCCGTGTCGAGGTGATCGAGCAGTTCTCGGAAGGTCCGGCCGAGTCGGAGCGCGCGCACGGCGAGGTGATGGTCGGCGCGATCGTCACGCAGTACAAGAAGATCCGCATGCACACGCACGAGAACCTCGGCTGGGGCAAGGTGTTCCTGCCGGAGTCGCAGATGCACACGTCGGCCTACTGGCTGAGCCTGCCGCGCTATCTCTCCGAGCGCATGCACGAAGCGACGCTCAATGGCGCGTTGGCCGGCCTTGCCAATCTGATCGGCAACATCGCACCGCTTTACCTGATGTGCGACCCGCGTGACCTCGGCGTCTACGCCCAGATCAAGTCGCCGTTCACCGACTCCTCGACCGTGTTTATCTACGACAAGGTGCCGGGTGGCATCGGCTTCGCCGAAAAGCTGTACGACGCTCACGACCTCCTGCTGCGCGCCGCCCTCGACCACGTCCGCGCCTGCCCCTGCCAGGACGGCTGCCCCAGCTGCGTCGGCGTCCGCCCCTCCGAGGAAACGCTGCCCTTCGCCAAGCAGACGACGCGGCAACTGCTGGAGGTGTTGTTGATGCGGGGTGGAGGGTCTATAGGGCCGTCCTGACTATGTTGTTGGAGTAAAGATCCGTGCCTCGATCCCGGCGTATTCCTCCAAAAGGTGTAAGAGATGGCTTCCGCTTAGCAGTTCCAGAGGTTTCCCTGCAGCGAACTCGTACGCAGCGGGACCATAACCACTTGTCGTCACAAGAATGCCCTTCGAGGCACCTTCGTTTTGTACGGTACCGTACAAGTCGCGGACAGCGCTCACGCCAACGGTATCCTTGTATCGTTTGGCCTGAATAACGACTTTACCGCCGAATATCGGTCGCGGGTCGAAGGCGACGCAATCTACTCCACCATCGCGCGATGCCTGCGTGAGCCGAGTTTCCAGACCCATCTTTTCAAACAGATTGCTGATGAGCGATTCAAACTCACTGGGTGAAAGCTCGAGAAGATTTGGTCGCTGGTCAAGTGTTGAAATGACATCGACTTCTTCGATGAATCGTGGGTCGACCATGCTGAATATCGAGCGCAGGAGCCGTGTGCTCCTCGTCGTCGAAGAGCCATTTGACCGCGATCGTCGCATCGACGACGAGCTGGGGTCGCGGCGCGCTCAACGTCGCGGTTCGGAGTCGGCCTCCGCAATATGGTGAAGCTCATCGGCTCGATGCCAATCGGCTCGATCCGTTCACGACGCCGGAGAAGTCGCTCGATGACGGTTCTGCGCCGGTCGAGTTCCTCCGCGGTCGGCCTCGCCGATCGTGAAACGCCGACGCCCGAATTGGTGGTCGTGTGGAGGTCGTGGTCAGTTGCATGGTGCTTCATGCGTTCCTCCTCTGACGCCGTCTGACATGAGTATAGCGGCTGGGCAGGTACGCTACACCGTGCGTAGTCAGGAGCCCGATAAAGAACTGGTCTGAATCCGGATCTGCCGCATTGACGAAGCGCTCCTCTGCCAAGCCGACGACGCGACAAGTGCTGGAGGTATTGCTCGTAAGACCGCGCGGCGAGCTCAACTGAAGGAAGCTATCAATCGTTGGAGTCGTAGGGTTCGAATTCGGAGAGAATGCTATTCAGATTCAGCCACCGTGATCCCGAAGCAGCGCAAGCGGTGCTGTAGTTCGTCGTAAGTTTATCGTTCCTTGACGCGGGTTCGTGTATGGGGCCATCGACGCTTTCTGGGAGGCTGTCGGCTGGTGAGTACCGTGTCAGCAGTAAACGGGATCCAACAGCTTAACGAGCGACTTGAATGCCCTGATCGCAGGCGACTTATAGCGACTTTCCTTGCTGCCAGACGCTGAGCCGCGTTCTGCTCGATAGCCAGTTCCAGAATGCACTCCGAGCGAGCGCGACGCACCGGATCACTGTTCCGTCGCGGTTCCAGTTTGACTCCTATTGAGCGACTTGGATGGCTTCTGGCCGCAGGAGATGTCTGTTCATTGCAGGCGGCATGCATCCTGATCTTGCGAGTGATCTTATTCTTACTGCGCGAGATGGTCAGTAACAGACTCAAGATTCAGACGCTGACTGGCGTATTCGTCCATTCCTCGTGCTTGACTCAATCGAGTCTCTTAGACACGAGGCATGCATGGATTACGATGATCTTGACATGGCGCTTGGCTTTCGTGACGCGCTCTTTTCTTCGATGGTTTCATGACTACCTACGCCATCGTCGCTATCAACGCGAGACCTGGCGGGCTTCGTCGGTCTTGCAGATGGGAGTCGGCCAGCCCTGATCGCACTCGGTAGTAAATATGCGCTCGCAAAGAACACGAATGTGAAACCTATCTTCCGGTGCATGGGTATGGGGTCATGCATAAAGAGCCCGACGTTGAGCAGTCATCCGTCCCGCATGGCCTGGCGGGTATCGCCCCGGTTCAGAAGGCAGCGTATAAGGTCGCTGTCGGTTACGTTGGCGGTAGTCCGATCCAGAGCTCGTGCTCGAAGCGGCCGGCGAGGGTGTTGTGCAGTCGTCGGTCGGCGTGGACGAAGGGGCAGGTCAACCTGTTGGCGAGGGCGAGGTAGAGCGTCGTACAGGGCGCAACCGTGACGCACCGCGGCGTCGAATGCCGGAAGAACTGTGATCATCGATGGGTACGGTATGGGCCGGAAGTGCTGCGAGCGCTGTCATCGCCTGCCGGGCGGTCTCGACCGTCAACCTGTTTGGACGAAGCGTTACGAATCGCGTTGCCGACCTCGACCTGGAAAATGATCAGGCACGAAGACGGCGATCCGCGCGGCAGCGAGATCGTCGCCAACCGTCGCTGCTTCAGCCGACAGATCCTCGTCCTGCAGATACCACTTCACAGCGACGGATGCGTCAAGAACGATGATCCGCTGATTACTGGCCGCCGTCGTTGAGCTCAGAAGTCCGCGTCAATGAGGTCAACAGCGTTCATCCCAATCGGGCCGATGCGTTCTCGGATCTGGGCAATCTCCCCGAAGAGTGCTCTGCGCCGGGCGAGCTCTCCGGCGTCGGCGGCTCGATCGGCGGGATTTCGATCGCCGGACACGTGGCTGGCGTCGTGTCGTGGTGTTCCGGCTGTTGGTGATTCATCTCGGCTACCTCGATTCGCTTTGCATCGTTGATTATAAGGCGTGATCCGACTCCACACGTCGCACCGTGACGGTCCGCAGATGCCCGTTCTGGCCGTGTGGGGCGTTACACCCTTCAGCGTGCCTGTATCTTCCTTCTTCGCGTCGGCGACGCGGCAGTTGCTGGAGGTGCTGATGATGCGGATCGACGCGCCGGAGTTGCTTGCCGGGTCAGGCGGAGGGGCCAGACTCAGCGCGCAATGCTGGGATTTCGCCCGGTCGGCGCCACCGCCGCGAGCGGGATACCCAGGCGCTCGACTCGCGCGGCGACAACGGCGTCGGCGAACCCGAGCTTCGAAAGTGACGAACAGGTCTAGCGCTCGGAGATAGACACGCTTGTCGCCGCGTGGCAGCCGGAAGCCGACAGTCGAGATCAGCCCGAGCATCGCGGCGATCTCGGCTGGCGGAACCGCGTAGTGCTTCCTGACGCGAGGATACGGATGACCTCGTGGAGCACGACCTCGGTTGTCGTGACCTCTTCCTCGCCGCGCTCGATTGCCTGGAACAGTCCGCGAGTAGTCTCCGCCATCGCGTGCTGGGCGGGGGTCATGGGTTCGATCAGGTACCGAAGCGAAGTAGTTCGCGTCCAGAAAGATCACGGTCGCTCGGGCCTGTGGACGGCCGCATCGACGAGGTCGTCCATTGCCTCGTCGATCTCGGCCTCGAAGTCGGTGGCGGCGTCGCTGGGGCGAGCCGGCACCGCGCCGTAGAGGGTCTCTAGCGTTCGGGTGGTCGGACGTAGCTGTACTCCCTCTTCGTCGAGGACAAAGGTGACACTATCTGGCGTGCCCAGCCCCAATCGCTCGCGGACCTCTCGAGGGATGGTCACCTGCCCTCTCGCGTTACGGTCGATACGATGGTCTTCATGCCGCACCCTGGTAATGCATCGACAACGTAAGTAATGGCGATGCTACGGTAGCATTCTACCATCGTGGAGTCTGTGGTGATGACGTGTTATCCCTGCAGCGGTTGGGCTAAGAATCAACCCTTCATCAGCCCCGGAGGGTGTTCGTCCTGTCAGCCCGGGGATTCATTCCCCTGGGGCGTCGACATAGAAACACGCGGCTCCCAGTTCGAGAGCCGCGTGTTCTGTAACGATTCTGACGTTTTAACGAGCTACTTGCTGAGCAGCGCGCCAGTTTCGGCCAGGCGGGTGGCGTAGCCCCATTCGTTGTCGTACCAGGCGGCGACGCTGAGGAAGTGTTCGCCCATGACCTGCGTGATCGGCAGGTCGACGATCGAGGAATGGCTGTCGCCGACGATGCGGGAGGAGGCCCACTCGTCTTCCAGCACGTCCATGACCCCCTTCAGCGGCGCTTTCGCAGCAGCTTCACGGAATGCATTGTTGGCCGATTCGACCGTCACCGGTTTTTCGGTGATCAGGTTGAGCTCGGCGATGCTGCCGGTGCGAACGGGAATTCGATACGCCTTGCCGGTGATCTTGAGATCGGGCCAAATAAACTGCAACGCGCGGGCGGCTCCGGATGACGACGGGATGATGTTCTCGGCGGCAGCCCAGGAGTCGCGCACGTCCTTCATCGGCTGGTCGGTGAGCGCCTGCGTGTTGGTGTAGGCGTGGACGGTGGTGAAGAAGCCATGCTGCAGGTCGAACTGCTCACGCAGGATTTTGACAACGGTTGCCAATGAGTTCGTTGTGCAGCTCGCCATGCTGACGATCTGGTGCTGATCGGGATCATATTCATCGAGGTTCATGCCCGGTAGCCCGGCAGCAGGAAGGCGTCGGCGTCCTCTCGCGTCTTGCTGGCGGCGCTGATCAGCACGTGCTTCGCGCCGCGGTCGATGTGCGCCTGGGCACCTTCGCGCGTCGTTGTCCGACCGGTGCAATCGATCACCAGGTCGACGCCGAGCGCTTTCCAGTCTGGCAGTTCGTCCATCGAGTTGATGTACGTGATCTCGCGTCCGCCGATGACGAAACCATCTGGTTTCGCCGTGACCTCTTCGGGCCACAGGCCGTAGTTTGTGTCTGCCTCGAACAACGCCGCGAAGGTTCCGGTGTCGCGGGCGTCAGAAATTGAGATCGGGACGAAGCGCTCGTCGCGCAGTGCTGCCTTGAGCGTCGAGCGTCCGATGCGTCCAAATCCGTGGATCGCGATGCCTGCCATCGTTGTTACCCTCCCGAACGTCGTGGCTCGTGCGTTCGGCGGGCCTCATGCGGCATGTGTCGCACGTCGCTTGCCGTCCGCTCGGGAAACGATGGGCAGCGGTATTACACGTCGTCGTTGTGGCCGTCGTAGCCGGCCAGCAGGAGCGCGGCGGAGATGATCCAGACAATCATGATGACAAGCAGATGCTCATGGTCGAGCGGGCCGATGATGCCGTAAATCAGCGAACCGGCAATCAGCAGCACCCCACCGATGGTGAGCAGCCGTTTGGTTGTGTGGGTAGAACGCATGGAGGCCTCCACTCCGTTGGCACACACGTCCACTACCAGCGTAACAGATTTCGTGCATTCTGCCGAAGTGTGATCGTCTGGCGTTCGATGATGGTGCCAGCGGACTGCCTCAGCCTCGCGTTGCGATAGATCGAGCGGCGCTTGTTATACGCCGTTTGTGCGCGATGCATAAAGAATCGGCATGGATCTCATTTCAATGCACATACACCCGTGGCCGTGGCACCGGCAGAATCGATGCAGGTCGGAGGTCGGGCCGACCATAGACGCGGCACACGAGAAGAGGAATGACGGTGATCGAGGGGCTGCGCGATTTTCTCCACATCCACTACGACGAGCTCGAAGAGCTCAACCTGGCCGCCAAGGCAGACCGCGTCGCACGACGCGACCCGGACGCCATCAAGGAGGAGCGTCTTCGCTATCTGGCGAATGAGCAACGCATCAAGGCAGTGACGGTCGCATTCTCAGACCTTGAGGGCCGGCTGCACATGCTCGACTACGATAAGAAGTTCCTGCTGAAGGGACCGGATAATCTCACCTTCGATGGTTCGTCTGTACGCGGATTCACGCGCCAGAAGGAATCCGATCTGCGCCTGGGCATCGACTGGCCGGCCTTCTACTGGCTCCCGGCCGACACCTTCGGGCCGGGCAAGGTGCTGGTCTTTGGCGAGGTGCAGGAGCAGGACGGCACGCCGTATCGCGCCGACATGCGCGCCAAGCTCAAGGCGTTTGCGCAGGACAAGCTGGAGCAGGAGGGGCTGACCTGCTACGCCTCCAACGAGGTCGAAGGCATCCTGTTCAAGGGTCGCCACGCCGAGCAGGCGTTTGTCGAGACGGGCGAGTTTGAGCCGGTGACGAAGAGTGGTTACTACCACTCGCTGCCGAGCGACTACCTGCGCGAGTTCATCGACGCATCGGCTGAAGTGCAGCGCGCGCTGGGCTTCGAGAATGAGAAGGATCACCCGGAGGTCGCGCCGTCGCAGTTCGAGCTGAACTACTCCTACACCGAGGCGACGATCGCCGCCGATCAGGTGATGCTCTACAAGCTCGTCTGCCGCCAGGTGGCCAACAAGCTCGGCTACACCGCCAGCTTCCTGCCGAAGCCGATGACCGGCGTGAACGGCAACGGCATGCACACGAACCTGTCGGTGGCGAAGGACGGCGTCAACATGTTCTGGGATGCCGACGGCGAAGAGAACATGTCCGAGTACGCCTGGACGTTCGTCGACCGAATCCTCAGCAGCGCGCTGGATCTCTGCCTGCTGCTGAATCCGAGCGTGAACGGCTATCGCCGACTGGACCCGGCCTTCGAAGCGCCGAACGAGATCAAGGCGTCGCCGAGCGATCGCGGCGCGATGGTGCGCATTCCGATTGGCAACAAGAACTCGGCTCGCGTTGAGGTTCGCTCAATCGCGCCGGATGCCAACCCGTACATGGTGATCTACTCGCTGCTGCGCACCGGCCTGGAAGGTCCGCTGGTCAACGGCGCTCGCAATTCGAGCTCGATCCTGCCGGATAACATCTACGACGCGATCATGTACCTGTGTGGGAGCAGCCACACCGCCGAAATGCTCGGTCCGGAGGTGCGCGATCGTTTCGCTGAGCTGAAGCGGGCCTCAGCCGATCGCTGCCCACGACAGCTCGGCACGATGATCAAGCCTGGCGAGATTCAGTTCCACCACGAGGTGACCAACCAGCATCTGTGGCGACTGTTCTAACCCATCCCCTTCCCCACCACAGTCGGCGACGCGGAGCATGCAGACGCTCCGCGTCGTCGTGTCTGGAGACTAGCGCCCGAACACCCAGCCGCCATTGACATGCAGAACCTCACCGTTCACGAAGCCGGCCTCAGGCGAGGCGAGGTAGGCGACGGCGGCGGCGATGTCCTCCGGCGCGCCCGGCCGACCGACCGGCGTCTGACCGACAGTGCGATCGCGCCGTTCGTCAGTCATGCGGTCGCCGAAGAACTCCGTTCCCAGCACCAGCCCCGGCGCGATGGCGTTGACGGTGATGCCTTGCGGGCCGAGCTCGGCTGCCAGCCCGTAGGTCAGCCCGACGACGCCGGCCTTCGCCGCGGAGTACATGTCGCCACCACCCCGGAATGCCGCGATCGAGCTGAGATTGACGATGCGGCCCCCCGGCCTACGCAGCATCGGACCGAGCGCGAACGTCATAAGCCAGGCGCTGGTCAGGTTCGACGCCAGAGTTCGGGACGCGTAATCGGCGGCATCGCTGGTCGAGGCGTCCGTCGGGAGATAGGCGACACCGCCCGCGTTGTTGACCAGCACGTCGATCGTCCCGCCGAACGATTCGCGCAGCCAGATCGCAAGGTCGTCGATCTGAGTGGGGTCGGTGACATCGCAGCGATACGGCAGCACCCGCCCGGCACCGTTGGCAGTCAGCTCGGCGGCAGCGTCGTTGAGCACCTGCTCGCGCCGCCCGGCGATGACGACCGTGCTGACAGAGTTGGCCAGCTGTCCGGCGATCGCTTTGCCCATGCCGGTACCGCCGCCGGTCACGACGGCGATCTTTTGTGTAGCATCCATCACGCGCCTCCATATCTTGACATTCAAGATAGTGTATCTTGAGTGTCAAGATGGATGAGGGGTGCATGGCTGAACAGCATGATGCGGTGGATCGCGTGTTCGATGCCTGGATGGCTGAGCTGCCGGGCGT is part of the Thermomicrobiales bacterium genome and encodes:
- a CDS encoding RNA polymerase sigma factor; protein product: MAGDTANRSAGGLESTNAVRDDDVALVAAAQRDRLAFAPLYERYAERLFRYACARTGSASIAEDIVADAMLAAMNRIAQFDPNRGSFASWLFTIATNQIVDQQRRSNRHRQTIERAHQPSPPADDALTTLVRHQDAQRIHEALNNLPESDRDLVLLRYWAELTSAEIGRVIGISPGNVRVRLTRILSKLAQLLEVDQ
- a CDS encoding DEAD/DEAH box helicase, with product MSLDSFLDRLNREPRYAPCIAAWRTLPAQEAVTAPLPDALDARLVKALAARGVTQLYSHQADAFDAIEKGRHTVVVTPTASGKTLCYNLPVLNTLLADPTARAMYLFPTKALAQDQYAGLQSIIDAAEVDIKTYPYDGDTPAAERKLIRQAGHIIISNPDMLHSGILPHHTRWHQLFENLRYIVIDEMHGYRGVFGSHVANVIRRLKRICRHYGSNPQFILASATIANPGELAGKLIEADVEVITRNGAPRGRREFVLYNPPVVNRALGIRRSAVLEASGLASELIRSDVHTIVFARARTTAEVLLTYLREALPAKIGQSSAIRGYRGGYLPHQRREIEAGLRDGRIKGVVSTNALELGVDIGSLDACVMTGYPGTIASAWQQAGRAGRREGVAAAIMVASSSPLDQFMVQHPEYFFEGSPENGLINPDNLLIVVNHIKCAAFELPFKRGEWFGHYEPTDALEYLTDARLLHEVRGTWHWMSDTYPAEDISLRTAARDNVVIIDNGDRSRPRVIGEVDAFSAPMLVHTDAIYIHDGQQYHVDELDWEQKKAYMRPVNVEHYTDASLSVRVEVIEQFSEGPAESERAHGEVMVGAIVTQYKKIRMHTHENLGWGKVFLPESQMHTSAYWLSLPRYLSERMHEATLNGALAGLANLIGNIAPLYLMCDPRDLGVYAQIKSPFTDSSTVFIYDKVPGGIGFAEKLYDAHDLLLRAALDHVRACPCQDGCPSCVGVRPSEETLPFAKQTTRQLLEVLLMRGGGSIGPS
- a CDS encoding restriction endonuclease, encoding MVDPRFIEEVDVISTLDQRPNLLELSPSEFESLISNLFEKMGLETRLTQASRDGGVDCVAFDPRPIFGGKVVIQAKRYKDTVGVSAVRDLYGTVQNEGASKGILVTTSGYGPAAYEFAAGKPLELLSGSHLLHLLEEYAGIEARIFTPTT
- a CDS encoding AbrB/MazE/SpoVT family DNA-binding domain-containing protein; translation: MTIPREVRERLGLGTPDSVTFVLDEEGVQLRPTTRTLETLYGAVPARPSDAATDFEAEIDEAMDDLVDAAVHRPERP
- a CDS encoding glyceraldehyde 3-phosphate dehydrogenase N-terminal domain-containing protein, with the translated sequence MAGIAIHGFGRIGRSTLKAALRDERFVPISISDARDTGTFAALFEADTNYGLWPEEVTAKPDGFVIGGREITYINSMDELPDWKALGVDLVIDCTGRTTTREGAQAHIDRGAKHVLISAASKTREDADAFLLPGYRA
- a CDS encoding glutamine synthetase family protein translates to MTVIEGLRDFLHIHYDELEELNLAAKADRVARRDPDAIKEERLRYLANEQRIKAVTVAFSDLEGRLHMLDYDKKFLLKGPDNLTFDGSSVRGFTRQKESDLRLGIDWPAFYWLPADTFGPGKVLVFGEVQEQDGTPYRADMRAKLKAFAQDKLEQEGLTCYASNEVEGILFKGRHAEQAFVETGEFEPVTKSGYYHSLPSDYLREFIDASAEVQRALGFENEKDHPEVAPSQFELNYSYTEATIAADQVMLYKLVCRQVANKLGYTASFLPKPMTGVNGNGMHTNLSVAKDGVNMFWDADGEENMSEYAWTFVDRILSSALDLCLLLNPSVNGYRRLDPAFEAPNEIKASPSDRGAMVRIPIGNKNSARVEVRSIAPDANPYMVIYSLLRTGLEGPLVNGARNSSSILPDNIYDAIMYLCGSSHTAEMLGPEVRDRFAELKRASADRCPRQLGTMIKPGEIQFHHEVTNQHLWRLF
- a CDS encoding SDR family oxidoreductase — encoded protein: MDATQKIAVVTGGGTGMGKAIAGQLANSVSTVVIAGRREQVLNDAAAELTANGAGRVLPYRCDVTDPTQIDDLAIWLRESFGGTIDVLVNNAGGVAYLPTDASTSDAADYASRTLASNLTSAWLMTFALGPMLRRPGGRIVNLSSIAAFRGGGDMYSAAKAGVVGLTYGLAAELGPQGITVNAIAPGLVLGTEFFGDRMTDERRDRTVGQTPVGRPGAPEDIAAAVAYLASPEAGFVNGEVLHVNGGWVFGR